One stretch of Roseimicrobium sp. ORNL1 DNA includes these proteins:
- a CDS encoding cytochrome P450: protein MLSNHLENTTAVGTSGGSVHGGSPYDFLLEMMRDRAGWVKYDSSYGEVYFFGHPDYVQSVVHNAGFVRTSLGKLLLGNSLLTSDGHEWRAKRQLLQPHFHERCMAAHDALITGRTMDMLRRWEPIADGHTLVDLSAETECVTLEILMKALFGGIPAGDAAKLAAAVRMLMQELGDLSDALFMTRPVVDSARNARFRKALQLVDGMVADIIARWENMEHRECGMMASLLAVRDDEGNQVAAKQVRDEVVTMIMAGQESAVSLLWTTHLVAKHPEVEQRLLEEMDAVLGERIPTVADFPKLEYTRMVVDEALRLYPPVSVVVRQAATDLMVHDVHVPAKSLVVVSPYATHRHPDFWEEPERFHPERFQAGRMEGLHRYAYFPFFGGRHRCIGQPLALIEGPLMRVLMTRHYRICPLPDHDYQPLPGMVMRLRGGYPAHLELRRSVPRAEPASCPFEKRA from the coding sequence GTGTTATCTAATCATCTTGAGAATACGACGGCCGTGGGCACCTCTGGGGGGAGCGTTCACGGTGGGTCTCCTTATGATTTCCTTCTGGAGATGATGCGTGATCGGGCGGGCTGGGTGAAGTATGACAGCTCTTATGGGGAGGTGTATTTCTTTGGGCATCCCGATTATGTGCAGTCCGTCGTGCATAATGCTGGCTTCGTGAGAACGTCGCTGGGCAAACTGCTTCTGGGAAACAGCCTTCTCACCAGCGATGGCCATGAGTGGAGGGCGAAGCGGCAACTCCTGCAGCCGCATTTCCACGAGCGATGCATGGCCGCGCATGATGCGCTGATCACGGGCCGCACCATGGACATGCTCCGCCGGTGGGAACCGATAGCGGATGGACACACCCTGGTGGATCTCAGTGCCGAGACCGAGTGTGTCACGCTGGAGATTCTGATGAAGGCACTCTTCGGAGGAATTCCCGCCGGGGATGCTGCGAAGCTGGCCGCAGCCGTGCGGATGCTGATGCAGGAACTCGGGGACCTTTCGGACGCGCTTTTCATGACCAGGCCCGTGGTGGACTCCGCGCGAAACGCACGTTTCCGCAAGGCCCTGCAACTGGTGGATGGCATGGTGGCAGATATCATCGCGCGCTGGGAAAACATGGAGCACCGCGAGTGCGGCATGATGGCGTCCCTGCTGGCGGTGCGTGATGACGAGGGAAACCAAGTCGCCGCAAAGCAGGTGCGCGATGAGGTCGTCACCATGATCATGGCCGGGCAGGAATCCGCCGTGTCCCTCTTATGGACGACGCATCTGGTAGCCAAGCATCCCGAAGTGGAGCAGCGTCTGCTGGAGGAAATGGATGCGGTGCTGGGTGAGCGCATCCCCACCGTCGCGGATTTCCCCAAGCTGGAGTACACGCGCATGGTGGTGGATGAAGCGCTGCGCCTCTACCCGCCTGTGAGCGTGGTGGTGAGGCAGGCGGCCACGGACCTGATGGTGCATGATGTGCACGTGCCGGCGAAGAGCCTGGTGGTGGTGAGTCCCTATGCCACCCACCGTCATCCGGACTTCTGGGAAGAACCGGAGCGGTTCCATCCCGAGCGTTTCCAGGCGGGGCGCATGGAGGGCTTGCATCGTTATGCCTATTTCCCCTTCTTTGGTGGGCGTCATCGCTGCATCGGCCAGCCGCTCGCCTTGATAGAAGGGCCCCTGATGCGGGTGCTGATGACACGGCACTACCGCATTTGTCCCTTGCCCGACCACGATTACCAGCCCCTGCCCGGCATGGTCATGCGCTTGCGCGGGGGCTATCCCGCACACCTGGAGCTGCGACGCTCCGTACCGCGCGCGGAGCCAGCATCCTGTCCATTTGAGAAGCGAGCATGA
- a CDS encoding diiron oxygenase: MSDARRLKPSPHTGEGNRGFPHEGTLFSPESLTPLAFTPVYHTLTNQQRLGYNRVHGLYFLEQIIFFEQVMARPTLEWLVRRAATPELRNEAAQFLAEEDAHSSWFRGLLREEAPAQYQHGDFHLLDMGNTTRRLMRMAGSSVRFFPAMLWLQLIFEERALYFGRAFVSCGSAMDPRFQAVHREHLLEEPAHIRRDVLFLEWLWPATPLWLRRMNAHALLWSLREFFLLPKRSGLRVIDTWLHEFPELMPRRGEIHNAMHALESNKVYLHTLYPKVSFPKTRHLAARWPELEGLEDFFTE; the protein is encoded by the coding sequence ATGTCTGATGCCCGACGTCTCAAGCCCTCACCGCATACCGGGGAAGGAAACCGCGGCTTCCCGCACGAGGGCACGCTCTTCTCTCCCGAGTCCCTGACCCCGCTCGCGTTCACACCAGTGTATCACACCCTCACCAACCAGCAGCGCCTGGGTTACAACCGAGTGCACGGTCTCTACTTCCTCGAACAGATCATCTTCTTCGAGCAAGTCATGGCGCGCCCCACGCTGGAGTGGCTCGTACGCCGCGCCGCGACGCCGGAACTGCGAAACGAGGCCGCACAATTCCTCGCGGAAGAGGATGCGCACTCCTCGTGGTTCCGCGGCCTGCTGCGTGAGGAAGCGCCCGCGCAGTACCAGCATGGCGACTTCCACCTGCTCGACATGGGCAACACCACACGCAGGCTCATGAGGATGGCGGGCAGCAGCGTACGGTTCTTCCCGGCGATGCTCTGGCTGCAATTGATATTCGAAGAGCGCGCTCTGTACTTTGGCCGGGCCTTTGTCTCCTGCGGCAGCGCCATGGACCCGCGCTTTCAAGCGGTGCATCGCGAGCATCTCCTGGAGGAACCGGCACACATCCGGCGTGATGTACTTTTCCTCGAATGGCTGTGGCCCGCCACGCCGCTCTGGCTTCGCCGGATGAATGCGCACGCGCTGCTCTGGTCGCTGCGCGAGTTCTTCCTGCTCCCCAAACGCTCCGGACTTCGCGTGATCGACACGTGGCTGCACGAGTTCCCCGAGTTGATGCCTCGCCGCGGGGAAATCCATAACGCCATGCATGCGCTCGAATCCAACAAGGTCTACCTGCACACGCTCTACCCCAAGGTGAGCTTCCCCAAGACACGCCACCTTGCCGCGCGCTGGCCGGAACTTGAAGGGCTGGAAGATTTCTTTACCGAGTGA
- a CDS encoding phosphatase PAP2 family protein translates to MSRVFFTSRIQVHEALFLALGSVLALVLMVCHGVAREATLGVAASTVGYAGVLFLSRKGSRVRLLASAAVTWLLYVGSSSLIEALQLPLHSAQILSWDTWLLGATPAVAWEGTLFPWMVEVLSVAYLSYQVYVHWAFLSAWCLSTELRREFMRWVFTTFIVGFTVYFLFPAATPAAAFPELFAAPVQGGVVTSFNEMLNARIAARYDAFPSMHVLATMTLLAWDFQNHRVRFWIMLLPALLMAVGTLYLRLHYFTDLVASVALFAVLQSCFRLRTALQTTPTHAASSAT, encoded by the coding sequence GTGAGCAGGGTTTTCTTCACATCGCGAATCCAGGTGCATGAAGCGCTCTTCCTCGCGCTGGGCAGTGTGCTTGCCCTCGTGCTGATGGTGTGTCACGGCGTGGCGCGGGAAGCCACGCTGGGTGTCGCCGCCTCCACGGTGGGCTATGCCGGAGTGCTGTTCCTTTCCCGGAAGGGAAGCCGCGTGCGCCTGCTGGCCAGCGCTGCGGTCACCTGGCTGTTGTACGTGGGCAGTTCGAGCCTCATCGAAGCGCTGCAATTGCCACTGCACAGTGCGCAGATTCTGTCGTGGGACACGTGGCTGCTGGGTGCCACACCTGCGGTGGCGTGGGAGGGAACCTTGTTCCCGTGGATGGTGGAGGTGCTCAGCGTGGCTTACTTGAGTTACCAGGTGTATGTTCACTGGGCTTTCCTTTCCGCGTGGTGTCTCTCCACGGAGTTGCGTCGAGAGTTCATGCGGTGGGTGTTCACGACGTTCATCGTAGGGTTCACTGTCTATTTCCTCTTTCCCGCCGCAACACCGGCCGCGGCATTTCCAGAACTCTTTGCGGCTCCCGTGCAAGGAGGCGTCGTCACCAGCTTCAATGAAATGCTGAACGCTCGCATCGCCGCGCGGTATGATGCGTTTCCCAGCATGCATGTGCTCGCGACCATGACTCTGCTGGCGTGGGATTTTCAGAATCATCGCGTGAGATTTTGGATCATGCTGTTGCCTGCCCTGCTCATGGCGGTGGGGACCTTGTATCTGCGACTGCATTACTTCACGGATCTCGTTGCGAGTGTCGCGCTCTTTGCCGTGCTGCAATCGTGCTTCCGCTTGCGAACCGCCCTTCAAACCACGCCCACCCATGCCGCCTCTTCCGCCACCTGA
- the tnpA gene encoding IS200/IS605 family transposase, translating into MPQSLAQLYVHLIFSTKNRERWLVPDLHPEMHAYMGGILNRHDCMPVEINSEPDHVHVLFRLGRTAAVSDVVAHVKKGTSDWLRARSREFAGFYWQGGYGAFSVSQSGVDEVRTYIREQQEHHRRRTFQEEFLEFLRRYEVDYDERYLWD; encoded by the coding sequence ATGCCCCAGTCTCTTGCCCAACTCTATGTGCACCTCATCTTCTCCACGAAGAACCGCGAACGCTGGCTCGTCCCAGATCTCCATCCAGAAATGCATGCCTACATGGGAGGCATTCTCAATCGTCACGATTGCATGCCGGTGGAAATCAATTCCGAGCCCGACCACGTGCATGTCTTGTTCCGACTGGGCAGGACCGCCGCCGTGAGCGATGTCGTGGCCCATGTGAAAAAAGGCACCAGCGACTGGCTGCGTGCGCGCAGCCGGGAGTTTGCGGGATTTTATTGGCAAGGAGGCTATGGAGCCTTCTCAGTGTCGCAGTCGGGCGTGGATGAAGTGCGCACCTACATCCGCGAGCAGCAAGAGCATCATCGACGCCGAACCTTTCAGGAGGAGTTTCTGGAATTCCTTCGCCGCTATGAAGTGGACTATGATGAGCGCTACCTTTGGGATTGA
- a CDS encoding fatty acid desaturase, which yields MNPAGAKPKLEPGLLRALHVVESGAHWSRIGSFVLLYLFGAAAAVFVAQEWHWAAALPFCLLAGASLHGISLFTHEAVHGTLSRYPLWNGVLGALCAMPVLQNFSAYRVLHLRHHKHLGNEGDPDHYENYTRWTWLVFSMNWLRLLVGYPVYIAAIPILGLKQGTWRDRGLISLELAALGVMIVLVWSLHLPGAWLWYGWVVPMLFINTMVNIRGMSQHTLLEEADDEVRGTRTILTQPLVRYFMCNENYHLEHHLYPGVPWHHLPRVHAALEPELRRQGASYIPSYASFVGEFVQGSLKRSPWGWKRRHRES from the coding sequence ATGAACCCTGCTGGCGCCAAACCCAAACTGGAACCCGGCCTGCTGCGCGCCCTGCACGTGGTCGAGTCCGGGGCGCACTGGTCCCGCATCGGGTCGTTTGTGTTGCTCTATCTCTTCGGAGCTGCCGCGGCGGTCTTCGTGGCGCAGGAGTGGCATTGGGCCGCAGCGCTGCCGTTCTGCCTGCTGGCGGGCGCGTCGCTGCATGGCATCAGCCTCTTCACGCATGAAGCAGTGCATGGCACGCTGAGCCGGTATCCGCTCTGGAATGGTGTACTGGGCGCGCTGTGTGCCATGCCCGTGCTGCAGAACTTTTCCGCGTATCGCGTGCTGCACCTGCGTCATCACAAGCATCTGGGAAATGAAGGTGACCCGGACCACTATGAAAACTACACGCGCTGGACATGGCTGGTGTTTTCCATGAACTGGCTGCGCTTGCTCGTGGGCTACCCGGTGTACATCGCTGCCATTCCCATCCTGGGTCTCAAACAGGGGACCTGGAGGGATCGCGGATTGATTAGTTTGGAACTGGCGGCTCTGGGCGTGATGATCGTGCTGGTCTGGTCACTGCATCTTCCGGGTGCCTGGCTTTGGTACGGGTGGGTGGTGCCGATGCTCTTCATCAATACCATGGTCAATATCCGTGGCATGAGCCAGCACACGCTTTTGGAGGAGGCGGATGATGAGGTCCGAGGCACACGCACGATTTTGACACAGCCGCTCGTGCGCTACTTCATGTGCAATGAGAACTACCACCTCGAGCATCATTTGTATCCCGGGGTGCCGTGGCATCACCTGCCGCGCGTGCATGCGGCGCTGGAGCCTGAGCTGCGCAGGCAGGGCGCTTCGTACATCCCGTCCTATGCCTCGTTTGTGGGTGAGTTTGTGCAAGGCAGCTTGAAGAGGAGTCCGTGGGGATGGAAGCGTAGGCATCGAGAATCGTGA
- a CDS encoding acyl transferase, with protein MSTRLVMLLLNLVPLAHAALTLWIGCAVAWWGAVACLYLVPPLLLRVLLLAFPLVHGTHPPGSRAFLIWWASSQPQVIFSRLPFLEELLRFVPGLYSLWLRLWGSKVGRLTYWAPGVRVLDRSLLRIGNDVVLGAGARLCAHVVSKDAEGQSVLHVGPIEIGDRCRIGGYALLSPGSVVDADEEVHICALFPPFTHWKEGRRSKLATVS; from the coding sequence GTGAGTACGCGTCTGGTGATGCTCCTGCTCAACCTCGTGCCGCTGGCACATGCTGCATTGACGCTTTGGATTGGCTGTGCGGTGGCCTGGTGGGGTGCGGTGGCCTGTCTTTATCTGGTGCCCCCGTTGCTGCTGCGCGTGCTGCTGCTGGCCTTCCCACTCGTGCACGGCACGCACCCGCCTGGCTCTCGCGCCTTCTTGATTTGGTGGGCCAGTTCCCAGCCGCAGGTGATTTTTTCACGGCTGCCATTTCTTGAGGAACTTCTGCGCTTCGTGCCTGGCTTGTACTCCCTCTGGCTCCGGCTATGGGGTTCCAAGGTTGGCCGCCTCACCTACTGGGCACCCGGTGTGCGGGTCCTGGATCGTTCGCTGCTGCGGATTGGAAATGACGTCGTGCTCGGCGCCGGCGCGAGGCTGTGCGCCCACGTGGTGAGCAAGGATGCGGAAGGCCAGTCCGTGCTCCACGTCGGCCCCATTGAAATCGGAGACCGCTGTCGCATTGGTGGCTATGCCCTGCTTTCACCCGGCTCTGTGGTGGATGCGGATGAAGAGGTACACATCTGTGCGCTGTTCCCGCCCTTCACGCATTGGAAGGAAGGCAGGCGCAGCAAGCTTGCCACGGTTTCGTAG
- a CDS encoding DUF3419 family protein — MPPLPPPDAWAREAAKLPLAFAQVREDPRLDLELASVLPYEGTVVMVASGGDTAVCLSWVPLERLLLVDMNPAQLELARLKWHLAQTLKSSEVKRLLGHLPMPGEKRRQVLQLCFEKLHVSQDALGPLEMVAALGPDHAGRYEVTFAQLRQALGGRGEHVIRALQSGDASQAAALLAPGTPDGDALDEALASVMSLANLVCLFGESATQNPRLPFHRHFAERIRDAVVRPEAGANPFLWQMLAGRFPDVVSYDWIQNCHGQLTARTKPEYEHGHMKEVLESLDAGSVDLVHLSNILDWLSEEDATATLEAARRVLKTGGRVILRQLNSTLDIPALDSGLAWDAELGRALRERDRSFFYPHIHVGTRL, encoded by the coding sequence ATGCCGCCTCTTCCGCCACCTGACGCCTGGGCTCGTGAAGCAGCGAAGCTGCCCCTGGCCTTTGCGCAGGTGCGTGAAGACCCGCGACTGGACCTTGAACTCGCCTCCGTGCTGCCCTATGAGGGCACGGTGGTGATGGTGGCCTCCGGAGGGGACACGGCTGTGTGCCTGAGCTGGGTGCCGCTGGAGCGTTTGCTGCTGGTGGATATGAATCCCGCGCAGCTGGAACTCGCACGGCTCAAATGGCATCTGGCCCAGACGCTCAAATCTTCTGAGGTGAAGCGTCTGCTGGGGCATCTCCCCATGCCTGGTGAGAAGCGGCGGCAGGTATTGCAGCTCTGCTTTGAGAAACTGCACGTGTCCCAGGATGCGCTCGGCCCGTTGGAGATGGTGGCTGCGCTGGGCCCGGACCACGCAGGCCGTTACGAGGTCACGTTTGCGCAACTGCGGCAGGCACTCGGAGGGAGAGGCGAGCATGTCATACGGGCGCTGCAGTCCGGAGATGCATCCCAGGCTGCGGCACTGCTGGCACCGGGAACTCCGGACGGCGATGCGCTGGACGAGGCGCTGGCCTCTGTGATGTCGCTCGCCAATCTCGTGTGTCTCTTTGGCGAGAGCGCCACGCAGAACCCGCGCCTCCCATTCCATCGTCACTTTGCGGAGCGGATTCGTGATGCCGTGGTGCGACCCGAGGCTGGGGCCAATCCCTTCCTCTGGCAGATGCTGGCCGGCCGCTTTCCTGATGTGGTGTCCTATGACTGGATACAAAACTGTCATGGTCAACTCACCGCGCGGACCAAGCCGGAGTATGAGCACGGCCACATGAAGGAGGTGCTGGAATCGTTGGACGCGGGAAGTGTGGACCTCGTGCACCTCTCGAATATCCTCGACTGGCTTTCTGAAGAAGATGCAACGGCCACGCTGGAAGCTGCGCGTCGGGTCTTGAAGACGGGTGGCAGGGTGATTCTCCGCCAGCTCAATTCCACCTTGGACATACCTGCTCTCGACAGCGGACTGGCGTGGGACGCCGAACTCGGCAGGGCGCTGCGGGAGCGTGATCGCAGCTTCTTCTATCCGCACATTCACGTGGGCACGCGCTTGTAG